The DNA window AATTGAAAGGGGCAATATTTCCAACTTGGCCTTGTGACTttgtcatgttttaaaaatgtttagcaCATTAGTATTTCTAATTAGTTTCATTATTATTTGGCCCTCTGTAAGCTTTCCCTGAGGTTTTCTTCTGTAATATATTCTTGAGGACTTTGCTGGcccttgttttttcttgttttttcttttttttctttgccattcaTTCAGTGCTTCCCTTTCTCATCTGATGGTCgatgttttcttccctcttcccccaggTGGAACTGCATCGTGACCACCCACGGCCCCCCTCCCATGGCGGGACACTCCTCCTGCGTCATCGAAGACAAAATGATCGTCTTTGGGGGCTCGCTAGGATCTCGGCAAATGTAAGTTTGGGAGGAAGGCGGTCGACAAGCGCTCCCGCAAGGAAGGAGCGTGTTGTATCGGCCTTGAGGTAGCATTTTGGGGGATTACGGTGCTGTTGCTTTCCAAGCTTTTGATTCCTGCTCATCAGGGTGCAAAACAGTGCCCCGAACTGGGGCAGCGGAGAGGGAGGTGAGGCGTGCGGAAAGCTCGTGTGCAGGCGCTGCAGCCAGGTGCTTATTTGGGACCTCGAGGGAGTGTCCGTGCCTGCGGCTCAGCGTTTGTTGTCTCATCCCCGCAGGAGCAACGACGTCTGGGTGCTGGATCTCGAGCAGTGGGCTTGGTCCAAGCCGAACATCTCTGGGCCTAGCCCTCACCCGCGAGGTGGCCAGTCTCAGGTGATGCTCTCCTTCGCTTCTTCAGCTCCGGAGCCAGCTCTCGCGTGAGCGCACGCTGCAAAAGATAAACCAGAGATTAAGCCTTGTCTGGCTGCTTCCCAGCTTCCAGGCAGCCCCATGTGGCTCTCCTGAAAACTACTGCCAGATTTCCAAGTTATCTTTGCAGTCTTTGCCTGCCAGGCCTATGTTTTCTAGCCATTTATTTGGTGAGGTTGCAGTCTTAAATCTCCTTAACGTTCAGGTAGATACTGGGCTGTGTCCTGCATGTGACTCAGAATTGTAATGAGCGTTTCTAAAAAAGAAATTTGAGTTTTGCCTGTTAGAGCAAAAAGCAGCTAACATCACCCTTGGCAGTTAAAGATCGATGAAATAGCATCCCACGTTGGTGTTGCTGGTACCCCCTTAATTACCTCGATGTCTCGATTCGAGTGACTTGGGGTTGTCCCCGCTAAGAGCCTGGGTCTGGCAGTGTCTCTTCGTTGCCTGCCCAGGGCAGTGAGCGCGTGGGAGTCACCGGGCTCAACATGGGTGTCTACATCGCAGCCCGTTTCCCTTTGCAGCCCCGAGAAGGGCAGTGAGTAGCGTTTAGTGCTTCAACCTAGAAGAGATCGGATGGGCTGTGCTTTAAAGTACCTTTTTCCCCGTCCGCTGGGAAAGGAGACTAGGGGACTAGCTCAGGGGGACCGTCCTGCTGCAAGCATCCAAAAAATATTGCCCCCAAGCATGTGGCCTGCCACGTGGGCCTTTTGCCTTCTTCTGTGCTGGGGCGGATAAAATTCGGCGGTGTTTACGCTGCCGAGAAGCTGTCAGCTGCCTCTGCCTGCACTCGCGGCCCTCACTGACAGCGTGAGCCACCGCTCTGCATCCTTCCTGGCCTGAAACgctcttcttttcccccttcagATTGTAATAGATGACGAAACCATTTTAATCCTTGGTGGCTGCGGTGGTCCCAATGCAGTAAGTATACCATGGGGAGCGGGAATTGCCTGTGTCTCACACAATGGGAGCCCCTTGGGTGGGGAGGCGGGGTATTTTGTGTGTTATCTGTGTAGCAACCCCCAGACACCAGGGGCTTCGTATCCTGCAAAGCTGCCGTTCTTCTGATCTGGGCGCCCACACTAGATTTCCCGATGAAGCTGTCGCTACGGCTAGAGCCGCCTTTAATTAATAAAAAGCACCCCAGGCGCTATCTGAGCAGCTCAGCAAGGTTAATTGCGTCTCGGGAGAATTAGCCCTGATTTTATAATGGGATAGACAATGTAGATGAAGCGACTTGTCCGTAGCCGTAGCGAGGCGTAGTCGCTCCTCCGCTTTCAGATCCCAATCTAGGTCACCGTTCCTCTGTCTGCAGCGAGGCAGCTGCAAAACTCCGTTCCTCCCCCCCCGACGGGGAGATCTGGCCGTAAACCAGGCTCCAAAATCTGTCACgctttgctttgcagctgtttAAAGACGCCTGGCTGCTGCACATGCATACGAACCCCTGGACGTGGCAACCGCTCAAGGTGGAGAACGAGGACCACGGAGCGCCGGAGCTGTGGTGCCATCCCGCTTGCAGGGTGAGCGGCCGGCTTTGGGACAGCGATGCGGTGAGGGCTCTCCGAGGGGTGTTGTGAAAGCGCCGGAGTCGAACCGCTTGGTCCTGCTGTGTGATGGGGTCTTTCTTGTACATTTATTGATCTTTTATTGCCTTATTGATCTTTTATTGCCTGTCCAGAAGGCTCCGTGTCTGCGTAACGGCGCGAAAGGCCGCGCTGCGGTTTGTAAcccctctttcttctcctcctcttgcaGGTGGGACAGTGCGTCGTGGTCTTTAGCCAGGCTCCCAGCGGGAGAGCTCCGCTGAGCCCCAGCTTGAACTCTCGCCCCTCTCCCATCAGCGCCACGCCGCCCGCCCTGGTCCCCGAAACGCGCGAGTACCGCTCGCAGTCGCCCGTCAGGAGCGCCGACGAGGCTCCCTGCGTCAACGGCCGCTGGGGCACCCTGCGACCCCGAGCGCAGCGGCAGACCCCCTCGGGATCCCGGGAAGGCAGCCTCTCCCCGGCCAGAGGGGACGCTTCCCCTGTGCTGAACGGGGGGAGCTTATCGCCCGGAGCCGCCGCGACCGGCGGGGCCTCCTTGGACAGCCCCGTGCAGGTCGTGTCGCCCGGCACGCCTTCCGCCGCCGAAGGGTACGACCTCAAAGTCGGCCTTTCCCTGGCGCCCAGGCGGGGTTCGCTCCCGGAGCAGAAAGACCTGCGCTTGGCGTCCGTCGACTTGAGCTGGGAGCAGAAACCGGCTTCCCTCGTCTGTCAGATGGACTGTGCGGACAGCAGGACGGGCGGCGGAGGCGCGAGGAACCCCCCCGAGCAGACCAACGGCATCCACACGCCGCCTCCCGTCGCCGCCGGCTCCCTGCCGGGCGCCGTCTCGCCCGGCGCGCTCCGCAGAAGCCTGGAGGCCGTCAAAGCCCTCTCCTCCAAAGGCGCCTCGGCCTCGGCGGCCTTCAGCCCCCCCCTCGTCTCTTCGCCGGGCTCCCCCGGCGGCGCCGACGcgggctcggcgccgcggccggcccccgCCCAAGGCGACGGCCATTCCTTGCCTCCCATCGCCCGCCGCTTGGGCCACCATCCTCCGCAGTCGCTCAACGTGGGCAAGCCTTTGTACCAGAGCATGAACTGCAAACCCATGCAGATGTACGTGCTGGACATTAAAGACACCAAGGAGAAAGGACGAGTCAAATGGAAAGTGTTCAACAGCAGCTCGGTGGTGGGGCCGCCCGAGACCAGTTTACATACGGTGGTGCAAGGCAGAGGGGAACTAATCATATTTGGGGGCCTCATGGACAAGAAACAGAACGTGAAGTACTATCCCAAAACAAATGCCTTGTACTTTGTGCGAGCGAAAAGATAATGTGGCGCCGGCCGCTCGCCACCGCCTCCTCCCCTGCCCGCggctttctctccccccccccctttctttttaagtCCGTACTCTGTCACGCAGGCATTGAAACTGTGAATTAGGGAACAACAAACCaataaaatgcaaagcaaaaacgTCAGCGCCGCCCTCCCGTTCCCGGTAAGTTGGGAGACCCGCGGTCGCTGGCGGGGAGGGACCTCTGCGCCCGTAGGATCCGCCTCGCCGGGCTTCGGCAGGAGCTCTTTGCCGCTAGCTAGGCCGAGATTTAGGGGGAGCAGGTGGGGGAATCTGCCGTGCAATATCCTCGTCCGAAGTTTTTTGGGGGGTTAAGAGGCTTCATGTGTCTCTGCAGCTCTTAAGGGAATGGCATTAAAACTGGTTTTATAGGAACACGCCGAATACCTGCAGACGGGAGGCCGTTAGCTCGTACGCACTGATTATTTCCATGCTTGACTTAGAAGTATGGCTGTATAAGGAAAATAACAGCAATatctaaaaaagaaatcttccagCACTGCGAATCACAAGTGTAACCTTTGCTCAACGCAAACACGATGCCTTTTTACGGTCTCTAAGCCCCTTGGCCTGAGTATGTCCCCGTCCCCCATGCAGGACGTTAGGGAAGAAAGGACAAAGCATTGCATTGAAACGCCAAAGCCCTCGCGGGTTTAGTTAGGCAGGACTTGGTTTAGCCGTCCTCCCCTCCCGGCCAGGTCCGATTTTACCTGCTGGGGAAAATTGGCGCTGGCTCAAGCCGCTAGTTTGGCGTTTCCCAGTAGCGACTATGCGGTTGGAAACATTCGAGGCAATATTTGCAGAAACAGCAGCTTGTAGCCTGGAAACACTATTTTGGGGgagtttttgggggtttttttttccttccccctggCCAAAGCGATGGCTATCAGTCACCTTAGGGCCAGGAGCAGCGCGGGGGACCAGCATCCGCCTCCATCGCCGCAACCGAAAATCACCTTTGCACGTGCCTCCTTCTGCAAAGACTCGAACCGAGGAAAAGGCAGGCGGTTTGTACCCGTGCGTCCTTCTGggtccccctttttccttccctttcagctttCCGGGCAGCTTTCTGCTGGAAAAACCCTTCCCGCATCGCAGGGGAGAGCTGGCGGTTACCCTGCGCCCTGGCAGTACTATGACGTGGcccctattttattttattttttccttctccatccGGCCACTGAGTTTTTGCTAGGCTTGGTGCCCGCTTCGGGCAGAGTTTTGCCCCCAAACTTTGGCGATCGAAACCCTCCTCCCGTTCCCGCCGGTATTTGGCCTCTTGGAGGCTCTCGGAAGCGGCTGGCTGCCGGCGGAGGCTTGCATTTCCCTgctaaaaccttttaaaaaagaaagaaaaaaaaaaaagcattttgcttgCTGCTTGATTTATTTTGGAGCTGGATTTAATGAATTGCCGGGCTCGCTTGCGGATCCTCCTGCGTGTCGGAGGTCTGCGAGCCGATtcgggctgcgggggggggggggggggggatttactTCATTTGCGCCATTTGCCGTAACTAAACCTGCATTAAATCTGGCCTCTGCGCCCGATTTTCGTCCCGTCTTGCGCCTCGTTTCGTCTCCCCCTCTCTGCCCGGCGGGTCCGCgctccctctcccttgctgtGTTTGCACGTCTCGCCCTTCGCCCCGGCTTGCTTCGAGGTCCGCGTCCAgccttaaataaaaaataatgaataaatggGTTGGTGGCAGCGTGATGCCATGGGGCATCTCATGTTTCCCCCTCCGGATTTCATGCTCGTGCTCCCGGCGTGGTTAAGGCTTCGCGGctttgcctccctcctcctcctccttccccgccTGGTTGCAATGAATCGCTCCCGCCGCCGGGAACGTCCGTCTCCGCATGCggatggacagacggatggaCAGACGGGGGCCCTGAGTGAgggttccccccccaccccctgacTCAGGTGTGCAAGTATCATTCACCTCCCCGACCCATCGTTTTAGGCTCAGCCGAGCGTAGGAATGAAAAGTGACATTTCGGTGATATTTAaatctgtgtaaaaaaaaaaaaaaacacgattTCCCCCCTCTTTTTGTTAACGTTTCCCCCATGGATTTTTAGCGGTTTAACAAATAAAAACGGAAGAAACGGACGGCTGTTTAATGTGTTTGCCGAGCTGCTGCGGCGGGCGAGCGACGGCCGGCGGCCTCCCGCATCCCGAAGCAGGGACCCGCATCCCGAAGCGGGGATCTGTATCCCAAAGCAGGGATCCGTATCCCGAAGCGGGCCGGCGCTGGGAACCAGGCACCGGTACCCCGCAGGATGCCGGTGCAGGAAATTGGGGACCGGGATGCTGCAGCACGGGAAATTGGGGACCGGGATGCTGCAATGCGGGAAATTAGGGACCAGGATGCCGCGACATGGGAAATTGGAGACCGGGAGCCCCGAAGCGAGCCGGCGTGGGAAACGGGGGGGCTGGGAAACTGGGGGGCTGCACCCCCAAATGGGCCCGTGTTGGCCCCTGGGCAGCTGGACCCCGCAGCGGGCCGGCGCTAGGACCCGGCGGACCCCGCAGCGGGCCGGCGCTAGGACCCGGCGGCTgcgccccctgcccgcccccacCGTGCTGCGGGGCACCCCACAACCTATAGGGCAGGGACCCCCCTAGCACATGGGGTGCCCAGAGGGGTGTTGGGGGCAgatcccccccccggggagccgcACCCAGGCCTGGAGGGCCGCCCTATAGCTGGGTTCCCCCCTATAGCCGGGCCCCCCCCTATAGCCggggtgccccccgccccgctccacGTGGCTCCCCCCGTGCTTCCACCGCGCATGCGCCGCGGCCGggtgggcggggcggggcgggccacGCCCCGCTGGGTGACGTCAGCGGGAGCCGAGGCGGAAGTGGCCGCAGGtgaggcggcgggggccgcgcctTAAAGGGCCAggtgcgggggtgggggggggagccccgcgggggggcggagggggcccgGGGCGCCCCCTCGGCGGTTTTGGGGtgcggggagcctgggggggtGGGATGTGATGTGTTGCCCCCCCCTCCCGGCAGGGTTTGGCATGCAGGGACCCCTGGGGGCGTGCGGGGGGCCCTTAGGGTGATgcgaggggtctgggggggggcagggggccctggggggtgcTGAGGGCCTGGGGGGGCGTTcagggtcccctggggggggtgctggggccaatggggcagggggggaccCGTTGCACCCCGTTTGCagggtttgggggtgcaggggggggtcctgggggtgcaggggggctcatgggggcaggaggggacatgTTGCACCCCGTTTGCagggtttgggggtgcagggggggccctgggggtgcaggggggcaggaggggacaccTTGCACCCCTTTTGCagggtttgggggtgcagggggggccctggaggggcagggggggcaggaggggaggttTTGCAGCCTCTTTGCAGGGTTTGGGGGtgcaggaggccctggggggctcatggggggcaggaggggacatgTTGCACCCCGTTTGCagggtttgggggtgcaggggggtcctgggggtgcagggggggccctgggggtgcaggggggcaggaggggaggttTTGCACGCCCTTGGCAGGATTTGGGGGTTCAGGAAGCCCTGGGGGGCTcatggggggcaggaggggacatgTTGCACCCCGTTTGCagggtttgggggtgcaggggggtcctgggggtgcaggggggcgccctggggggcaggggggcaggaggggacatgTTGCACCCCGTTTGCAgtgtttgggggtgcagggggggccctgggggtgcaggggggcaggaggggaggttTTGCAGCCTCTTTGCagggtttgggggtgcagggggccctgggggggctcatggggggcaggaggggacatgTTGCACCCCGTTTGCagggtttgggggtgcaggggggtcctgggggtgcaggggggcgccctgggggggcaggggggcaggaggggacatgTTGCACCCCGTTTGcaggatttgggggtgcaggggggtcctgggggtgaagggggggcaggaggggaggttTTGCACCCCCTTTGCAGGGTTTGGGGGTACCGAGACcggctggggggtgcagggggtgcattGCACCCCGCAGCCGGGGGGTTTGGCAGGGGCTACCTCCCACCccccccgttttttttttttttttggggggggggtgcagggggccccAGGGCTCCCACTTGCACCGCCATGGACATGGACGTGGCGCCGGGCTCGGTGGTGGAGCCGGGCTGGCTGCTCTCGCCCGAGGGCCGGCAGCACCGCGACGCCATCCTGCGCAAGGGCCGCCGGCGCCTTTTCGgtgagtgtccccccccccccgtgtcccccgtgtgcCATCACCGCCGCCTCGGGCCTCATCCTGACCCGCTGCCCCCCAGGTCTGCTGGagcgcccggccctgccgccggcgctggccgcggccccggccgcctaCAAGCTCTTCGTCTCCGGCAAGAGCGGCGTGGGCAAGACGGCGCTGGTGGCAGCGCTGGCGGGCGCCGAGGGACCGGCCGGGCACCACGAGACGCTGGGTAcgccggggtccccggggggggggggggacaggtggcggcgggggggggggggtgacagcgGTGACCGCGGGCCGTCTCTCCGCAGGCATCCAGGCCACCACGGTGTACTGGCCGGCGAAGGTGCGCGACGCCGGGCGCCCGGTGCTCTTCCAGCTCGATTTTTGGGATTGCGGCGAAACGGCGCTGAAGAAATTCGACCATATCCTGCCGGTGGGTTTGGGGACAGAGGGGACACGCTtggagaggggggggggggggacacaagaCCGCCCCGGTGACGCCCGCCTGCTCCCTCGCAGGCCTGCAAGGAGGAGGCGGACGgcgtcctcttcctcttctccttcaccGACCGCTGCTCCTTCGAGGACCTGCCGGGCCAGGTGGCCCGGGTGACGCGGCCGGAGGAGAACCTCGTCCGCGTGGTCGTC is part of the Dromaius novaehollandiae isolate bDroNov1 chromosome 24, bDroNov1.hap1, whole genome shotgun sequence genome and encodes:
- the FBXO42 gene encoding F-box only protein 42 isoform X3, which translates into the protein MASSSDSDDDGFMAVDPEEAVLEGTMEQDEEPHAELEVEETRHNRSMLELPEEVLEYILSFLSPYQEHKTAALVCKQWYRLIKGVAHQCYHGFIKAVQEGNIQWESRTYPYPGTPITQRFSHSACYYDANQSMYVFGGCTQSSCNAAFNDLWRLDLNSKEWIRPLASGSYPSPKAGATLVVYKDLLVLFGGWTRPSPYPLHQPERFFDEIHTYSPSKNWWNCIVTTHGPPPMAGHSSCVIEDKMIVFGGSLGSRQMSNDVWVLDLEQWAWSKPNISGPSPHPRGGQSQIVIDDETILILGGCGGPNALFKDAWLLHMHTNPWTWQPLKVENEDHGAPELWCHPACRVGQCVVVFSQAPSGRAPLSPSLNSRPSPISATPPALVPETREYRSQSPVRSADEAPCVNGRWGTLRPRAQRQTPSGSREGSLSPARGDASPVLNGGSLSPGAAATGGASLDSPVQVVSPGTPSAAEGYDLKVGLSLAPRRGSLPEQKDLRLASVDLSWEQKPASLVCQMDCADSRTGGGGARNPPEQTNGIHTPPPVAAGSLPGAVSPGALRRSLEAVKALSSKGASASAAFSPPLVSSPGSPGGADAGSAPRPAPAQGDGHSLPPIARRLGHHPPQSLNVGKPLYQSMNCKPMQMYVLDIKDTKEKGRVKWKVFNSSSVVGPPETSLHTVVQGRGELIIFGGLMDKKQNVKYYPKTNALYFVRAKR
- the FBXO42 gene encoding F-box only protein 42 isoform X2; translated protein: MGTTDATPACDLGSVGPGKVPAAVTWDAMASSSDSDDDGFMAVDPEEAVLEGTMEQDEEPHAELEVEETRHNRSMLELPEEVLEYILSFLSPYQEHKTAALVCKQWYRLIKGVAHQCYHGFIKAVQEGNIQWESRTYPYPGTPITQRFSHSACYYDANQSMYVFGGCTQSSCNAAFNDLWRLDLNSKEWIRPLASGSYPSPKAGATLVVYKDLLVLFGGWTRPSPYPLHQPERFFDEIHTYSPSKNWWNCIVTTHGPPPMAGHSSCVIEDKMIVFGGSLGSRQMSNDVWVLDLEQWAWSKPNISGPSPHPRGGQSQIVIDDETILILGGCGGPNALFKDAWLLHMHTNPWTWQPLKVENEDHGAPELWCHPACRVGQCVVVFSQAPSGRAPLSPSLNSRPSPISATPPALVPETREYRSQSPVRSADEAPCVNGRWGTLRPRAQRQTPSGSREGSLSPARGDASPVLNGGSLSPGAAATGGASLDSPVQVVSPGTPSAAEGYDLKVGLSLAPRRGSLPEQKDLRLASVDLSWEQKPASLVCQMDCADSRTGGGGARNPPEQTNGIHTPPPVAAGSLPGAVSPGALRRSLEAVKALSSKGASASAAFSPPLVSSPGSPGGADAGSAPRPAPAQGDGHSLPPIARRLGHHPPQSLNVGKPLYQSMNCKPMQMYVLDIKDTKEKGRVKWKVFNSSSVVGPPETSLHTVVQGRGELIIFGGLMDKKQNVKYYPKTNALYFVRAKR
- the FBXO42 gene encoding F-box only protein 42 isoform X1, translating into MQQEVPGRKKVPQLDCAVTWDAMASSSDSDDDGFMAVDPEEAVLEGTMEQDEEPHAELEVEETRHNRSMLELPEEVLEYILSFLSPYQEHKTAALVCKQWYRLIKGVAHQCYHGFIKAVQEGNIQWESRTYPYPGTPITQRFSHSACYYDANQSMYVFGGCTQSSCNAAFNDLWRLDLNSKEWIRPLASGSYPSPKAGATLVVYKDLLVLFGGWTRPSPYPLHQPERFFDEIHTYSPSKNWWNCIVTTHGPPPMAGHSSCVIEDKMIVFGGSLGSRQMSNDVWVLDLEQWAWSKPNISGPSPHPRGGQSQIVIDDETILILGGCGGPNALFKDAWLLHMHTNPWTWQPLKVENEDHGAPELWCHPACRVGQCVVVFSQAPSGRAPLSPSLNSRPSPISATPPALVPETREYRSQSPVRSADEAPCVNGRWGTLRPRAQRQTPSGSREGSLSPARGDASPVLNGGSLSPGAAATGGASLDSPVQVVSPGTPSAAEGYDLKVGLSLAPRRGSLPEQKDLRLASVDLSWEQKPASLVCQMDCADSRTGGGGARNPPEQTNGIHTPPPVAAGSLPGAVSPGALRRSLEAVKALSSKGASASAAFSPPLVSSPGSPGGADAGSAPRPAPAQGDGHSLPPIARRLGHHPPQSLNVGKPLYQSMNCKPMQMYVLDIKDTKEKGRVKWKVFNSSSVVGPPETSLHTVVQGRGELIIFGGLMDKKQNVKYYPKTNALYFVRAKR
- the CPLANE2 gene encoding ciliogenesis and planar polarity effector 2 isoform X1, producing MRRGRVGGAGRATPRWVTSAGAEAEVAAGGPRAPTCTAMDMDVAPGSVVEPGWLLSPEGRQHRDAILRKGRRRLFGLLERPALPPALAAAPAAYKLFVSGKSGVGKTALVAALAGAEGPAGHHETLGIQATTVYWPAKVRDAGRPVLFQLDFWDCGETALKKFDHILPACKEEADGVLFLFSFTDRCSFEDLPGQVARVTRPEENLVRVVVGTKFDLSPQADVTERDVAAFERAWRLPVLRASGAPRARGRRGRGDAGARAELARVAPLLDALAERLWRRDQLAAGLLPAGSPSPPPQASPTQ
- the CPLANE2 gene encoding ciliogenesis and planar polarity effector 2 isoform X2, which translates into the protein MDMDVAPGSVVEPGWLLSPEGRQHRDAILRKGRRRLFGLLERPALPPALAAAPAAYKLFVSGKSGVGKTALVAALAGAEGPAGHHETLGIQATTVYWPAKVRDAGRPVLFQLDFWDCGETALKKFDHILPACKEEADGVLFLFSFTDRCSFEDLPGQVARVTRPEENLVRVVVGTKFDLSPQADVTERDVAAFERAWRLPVLRASGAPRARGRRGRGDAGARAELARVAPLLDALAERLWRRDQLAAGLLPAGSPSPPPQASPTQ